From Natronocella acetinitrilica:
CATTCGCGTGCGAGAACCCCAGCATGACGGCACACCGCACGATCACCTCCTGCTGTTCGCGCCCGCCGACCAACTCGATGAGGTGATCCGGATACTCCGAACATGGGCTCTGAAGGATTCACCCGAGGAACCTGGCGCACAGAAGTACCGATTCGATGTGCGGCGCATTGACTACAGCAAGGGCACAGCAACCGGTTACGTCGCCAAGTACGTCAGCAAGAACATTGACGGTTACGGTGTCGACGCAGACCTCTACGGTAACGACGCCAAGAATTCAGCTCAGCGTGTGAGCGCCTGGGCTTCCGTTTGGCGGATTCGACAGTTTCAGTTCTTCGGCACTCCGCCGGTTTCCCTGTGGCGTGAACTGCGGCGCGTGACAGATGGAGAGGTATCGACCCCGTTCGCTGAAGCGGTTCTTGCCGCAGATGAAGGGGACTGGGCCCGTTACGGCAAGGCGCTTGATGCAGCGCCGCTCAGGCTGTTCCAAGTGTGGAGTGATGCGCCAGGAGCCTATGGCGAGCCCAAGGGCTATCAGACGCTTGGCGTCGCGACCGCAGACGGCAAGCACTCACTCCTTACGCGATCGCACAACTGGACCATCCGACAGATGGTAAGCAGGCCGGCGGGTGATCGGAATACTGCGGTCGAGGGCTTCTCCCCTTGGAGTTCTGTCAATAACTGTACGGGTGCCCCGGCCACCAACCTTCAAGAGGTCCGGCAGCCCCCTTCCCCCCATATGAACCAACGTAAAGGGCCCTCGTACGCGAGCCCTGCCACAAATCGCGAGCCCCCAACTTCGCACATCGGTCAGAAGCGGAGGAGGTTGCCTTCACTTGGTCTAGTCCCCCTTCGGCCAGAAATGGACGCGTGGCACTAAGGTGCGAGGGACCTAACGCAGACCTCTAAAGGTGCTCGGCCCTGGTTGACGGTTCATTACGTCGGTAGACCATTAGACCAACCAGTTGCCCCACACTCCTCGAGCAGTAGATCACCGACGCTGATCCCGCATCATAATTCGTCCAGTGAAAGCACCACCCGCTGTCAGCGAAACCGCCGCCCTTTACAGTGGGACCGAATACTGGCAACACAGTCCCAGCAGGCCACACTACGAGGATACCATGTCACGACAAGCCTTCACCGCCGCAAACCTGCGCCGCGTTTACCGGCCACGCCGCATTAAGCACAGCGACGCCGAAGTGCGCGCGGCAGCCGACTCGGCCGCCCGTCAGATACAAAGCGGATCGTTTTCTTGGGGGCGCGTCACCAATACCATCGCCAACGGCAGCAACGTTTTTTTCTTTAAAGACTTGCCGAGTGAACTCGTTCTCAGCAAGCTGACAATGAACATCTCAAGGGCATACAACGTTAACCCATCCAACCGCGACCTAATAATTGACCAAGTACGCACCCTGTTAACGGAGCAGCTGCCATTCTCAATCCTAACGTTTGACATCAAGAACTTCTTTGAGAATATTGACCGCTACAGACTACTCAGGGATCTAGACCTGCAACTATACCTCTCCGCGGAAACCCGAAACCTACTCACTGACCTGCTGAAGAATAGCCCATTCCACCGGATGCGAGGCCTCCCTCGTGGTCTGCCCATCAGCACCCCACTCTCAGAGTTATACTTGGCTCCTCTTGATCAACGACTAAGACAAATCTCGACGGTTTATTACTATGCTCGCTTTGTCGATGATATTGTAATTTTCTGCTCAATGGACCCCGCAAAAACAATCGAGCAGATACACGCGATCACAGAGGACCTGAGGGTACCACTGAACACAAAAAAGCACCGGCAAATTGACATCCAGTGCCCAAAAGCTAACGGACCCGGTCAGCCACCACCTCCGCCGTGCTTCCCCACGTGCAAATGCAAGGAAACCAAAGGTTTCCCCGTGCACCTCGAATATCTCGGCTATCGATTCAACTTTTCTTCGGCGCCCAACGGGCCCAGCACCTCAAAGCCAACCCCGAAAACCGTCGAAGTAACAATCGCTCAAAAGAAAATAAAAAAAATTAAAACTCGCCTCGCACGAGCCTTTGTTGATTACACAATAACGGAAGACTATTCCCTATTGGTCGATCGAGTACGGTTTCTTACAGGCACGTTCCCTATAACCCGCAGGGCGGCAGCGGGACGGCTGAAAGGAGGCAACCACTTCAATTATTCCCGTCTGACTGATAGCTGCGCCCTGCGCGAGCTCGATGACTTCAAGAGCCGGCTGGTGTATTCCCGTCGCGGCACGCTCGGAAAGAGACTTTCTCCTTTGCTAACACGGGATCAAAAGAATCGGTTAGCCCGCATTTCATTCCAATACGGTTACGCCAATGCCGTCTTGCATCGATTTACCCGCCGACGCATATATGACATCAAGAGGTGTTTCCCAAGATGAGGTATAGAATTCCCTTTGATCCACGCGACTTCGATCGCGTTATCTTGACAGAAACGTTGCCTTACGAGTGTCCTTTTATTTTTTCCAACGACTTCTTCTATGCCCGTCTCAGAAAGGAACTCGCAGGAAAGACTGACGCGCTCACAAAAGAATTCCTCCAGTCAGGCGATCTCCCATATACCGTACCGTACTCCTATGAGGCAAGCTTAGGCGGGGGCCGCTTCCGCACGTTGAGCGTGCTCCACCCACAGACACAGCTGGATGTAAGGGAGTTCTATAAACGCTACTTTTCAATGATTATTGATAGGTGCGGCATTAGCCCTGTATCCATTCGGCGCCCAGCGCGCATCGCTTCGGCCTTCTACGAGAAGGAGTTGCTGAAAACGAACGACGAAATCAAGTCGGACGAGGTAGAAGCGCAGCCCGAAGATGTTCACCGTACGCATCGGCGTTTTTCTTCCTCTTTCTTTGTGTACAAATCCTTCGCTCGACTATTTGAATTCTACAACTCGTCGGATTTTCTAAATCTTGAAAAAAGGTACGAGCGATTCACGAGCTTCGATATATCGAAATGCTTTTACAACATTTACTCCCACAGCATTGCTTGGGCGGTTAAGAGCAGAAGCTTCGCTAAAGTCAACACGCGGGCCACCTCCTTTGAAAACGACTTTGACAAACTAATGCAGAAAGGAAACTTCAGCGAGACTAACGGAATCGTAGTTGGACCCGAAGTGTCCCGGATTTTTGCCGAGATCATTCTTCAGGATATTGATATGCGGGTAGCCCATAGGCTACGGCAGCGAAAACTATACCACAGACAACAATACGAAATAAGGCGGTACATAGATGACTACTTCCTCTTTACGAACGACGAGCATACAGAAAATGTCGTTATACAGACGCATGAGACCGTTTTAGCCGATTACAAACTCTTCTTGAACCGAGAGAAGCTCAAGA
This genomic window contains:
- the drt3a gene encoding antiviral reverse transcriptase Drt3a, with amino-acid sequence MSRQAFTAANLRRVYRPRRIKHSDAEVRAAADSAARQIQSGSFSWGRVTNTIANGSNVFFFKDLPSELVLSKLTMNISRAYNVNPSNRDLIIDQVRTLLTEQLPFSILTFDIKNFFENIDRYRLLRDLDLQLYLSAETRNLLTDLLKNSPFHRMRGLPRGLPISTPLSELYLAPLDQRLRQISTVYYYARFVDDIVIFCSMDPAKTIEQIHAITEDLRVPLNTKKHRQIDIQCPKANGPGQPPPPPCFPTCKCKETKGFPVHLEYLGYRFNFSSAPNGPSTSKPTPKTVEVTIAQKKIKKIKTRLARAFVDYTITEDYSLLVDRVRFLTGTFPITRRAAAGRLKGGNHFNYSRLTDSCALRELDDFKSRLVYSRRGTLGKRLSPLLTRDQKNRLARISFQYGYANAVLHRFTRRRIYDIKRCFPR
- a CDS encoding replication endonuclease, encoding MNESEGRSGANRWISDLAEEARSFPLRLGADSEEIRQKAASMAKHCARSRTLAGALPWCDRMGVSAPHGETDDSKLRRLCDVKWWRRKLFASHTQHVDKFAREFGLVHQRRGVYVSDAAMGLIQARRKNARLMLEQWEAVNELDQSFSLAELQDLSVSNPRLRRNEMMTRLSGTESRAREVGHAAAMFTVTCPSRFHAVLSASGKPNPRFTGLTPHDGAQYLNRVWANARRWLNQKGVHVYGIRVREPQHDGTPHDHLLLFAPADQLDEVIRILRTWALKDSPEEPGAQKYRFDVRRIDYSKGTATGYVAKYVSKNIDGYGVDADLYGNDAKNSAQRVSAWASVWRIRQFQFFGTPPVSLWRELRRVTDGEVSTPFAEAVLAADEGDWARYGKALDAAPLRLFQVWSDAPGAYGEPKGYQTLGVATADGKHSLLTRSHNWTIRQMVSRPAGDRNTAVEGFSPWSSVNNCTGAPATNLQEVRQPPSPHMNQRKGPSYASPATNREPPTSHIGQKRRRLPSLGLVPLRPEMDAWH